Proteins encoded in a region of the Streptomyces sp. NBC_00310 genome:
- a CDS encoding DUF6531 domain-containing protein, which produces MTLAERRKQVKESRDELSPMRDYADSPTRKPRGKPQSRPDGDDAKRGPATEAGATPFSAATGDPAWVSAWATAYPGLLSIGGQMKLPSGTGASYTGMWLYVLDEAGNFVHQQEIKRASDDPSGRYVENGAWCYGWWPSNSYPADQCFWWSGSALGGHLQDGKKYYAWIFVQGSDGTWSPNGTTSPLVEAFYTPDIPGAQAGICSCYAQAHRADPINTATGMFFEQLTDAQLVGVGTQVSLERTYRSDSTTTGLLGRGWATPFDVKLAIATDKVTYQADDGAKFVFTQASDGTYTAPAGSAAKLVKSGSTYTVSTPDHTKRTFSSTGQLTSVVDEAGQGLVLTYSSGKLSSVKDAGGRTTDFTLNSGGQVTKVSLPDSTSVSYAYTDGLLTSVTDPAGKVSSYAYNADKRLSSFTDPAGGKVANTYDSSGRVNSQTDQNGKKTTLTWDGSRESHTTAPDGGVWTDIYSGNVLMESIDPYGKRVSYSYDRYLRPVEITDQRGNTTAMTYDSAGRMLTRTSPSSLGYSESWTYDSAGNVLSHTDGRANKTSYTYDAKNQLTSGTDPAGGKTSYTYTSLGALATVTSPRGKTTTYGYEAAGNRTSVTTPLGEKSTFTYDGAGRITSKTDPRGNVSGADPAAYTTKYTYDGRGLLSTATDPLGRTTTYGYNGAEQLTSAKDPAGGTTTYGYDDAGNLTRTTDAAGKSVTRTYDHGARLTSETDPLGNKTTYTYDKVGRLLTTVSARGNVSGADPAAHTTSHTYDAAGNLTKVTGPTGATVTTEYDAVNRPVKVTDPLGNATTYTYDAVDNVTKTTDPLGKSVSSVYDKNNRLTSTTDQLSKTTGYAYDADGNLTSRTSPLGNKETWTYDGDGRPLTAVDPRGNASGADPAQYTTTNRYDVAGNLVTVTDPLGGVTSTEYDAVGNATKRTDADKRVTTYGYDRLDRLTTVTAPDGGKTAYDYDAAGNLTKRTDANNHATGYAYDAARRLTSATDPLDRVTSNAYDADGNLTKKTTPRGSTSYAFDARGLLTKVDYSDTTPDITLAYDAAGRMTSRANSTISEDFGYDAVGNLTKTRAFSYTYDAAGQMLTRKYSDGNTIGYSYDNDGRTSSMTADGVTTNYTWDAAGNLTRSTLPNTETEDRAYDRAGRLTAVTSAKSGATVTKTALTLSAAGLPTHVDVTRAGVATGGWDLTYDAAARLTSGCFPQPWVSGCASTRTTSYTYDKVGNRLTSTLGATSTGYAYDAADQLTSATTGTTTTTYEYDGEGNQTKAGADTYTYDLAGQISAATIAGSSYTYGHDASGNQVTTAKDGTVTSRTQWDPNAPLPILATEYDGAWAIKQSYRYDPLGQPTATETGSGTLFSYHHDTQGSPVDVTGSTGTVHQRWAYDPFGTRVLSTATSGAPASTPSYTGARYEPTTGNLDLHARQYNTGTGRFTRPDPATRSMTTPYVSPYAYADNTPTLYTDPSGLTPDDPNNDRVDSLGEGLKIFGDAFIDVFKAPFEFMGDAQDAVTGENGGVGAFTDKYLPVRPAYRLYRAEYLLRQQGCDALADLYADAADEFLQQLVLTGVGGLTGWRRQAYEAETSILGAEGLSKSAAGGGLFFHGSDVKSLVDILNKGLDASAAAAGHTDGPGGFFIATHRADAEFFALRSSGQSGIIKVKITDAAMRRLEEAGAVTRKIPESPKSPTFQGYEFHIPPSAFDLFNRLRRDGDIEVSP; this is translated from the coding sequence ATGACATTGGCCGAGCGGCGCAAGCAGGTGAAGGAGTCCCGGGACGAACTGTCGCCGATGCGCGACTACGCGGACTCACCGACCAGGAAACCCCGGGGCAAGCCACAGAGTCGGCCTGACGGTGATGACGCCAAGCGCGGTCCCGCGACCGAAGCAGGCGCGACGCCCTTCTCGGCGGCGACAGGGGACCCCGCGTGGGTGTCGGCCTGGGCGACCGCATACCCGGGACTCCTGTCCATCGGCGGGCAGATGAAGCTCCCTTCGGGCACAGGGGCGTCGTACACGGGGATGTGGCTGTATGTCCTGGACGAGGCAGGCAACTTCGTCCATCAGCAGGAGATCAAGAGAGCTTCGGACGATCCCAGCGGCCGGTATGTGGAGAACGGAGCCTGGTGCTACGGCTGGTGGCCGAGCAATTCCTATCCCGCCGACCAGTGTTTCTGGTGGAGCGGTAGCGCACTGGGCGGACACCTTCAGGACGGTAAGAAATACTACGCTTGGATCTTCGTTCAGGGCTCGGACGGGACCTGGAGCCCGAACGGGACAACTTCCCCGTTGGTGGAGGCCTTCTATACGCCGGACATCCCCGGCGCGCAGGCCGGTATCTGCTCCTGCTACGCGCAGGCCCACCGTGCCGACCCCATCAACACGGCTACCGGCATGTTCTTCGAGCAGCTTACCGACGCCCAGCTGGTCGGTGTCGGCACGCAGGTGTCCCTGGAGCGCACCTACCGCTCCGACTCCACCACGACCGGTCTGCTCGGCCGCGGCTGGGCGACGCCCTTCGACGTGAAGTTGGCCATCGCGACAGACAAGGTCACCTACCAGGCCGACGACGGAGCGAAGTTCGTCTTCACGCAGGCAAGTGACGGCACCTACACCGCGCCGGCGGGCTCGGCGGCGAAGCTCGTCAAGAGCGGCAGCACTTACACGGTCAGCACGCCAGACCACACCAAGCGGACATTCAGCAGCACCGGTCAGCTGACGTCGGTCGTCGACGAAGCAGGACAGGGCCTGGTGCTGACGTACTCGTCCGGCAAGCTCTCCTCCGTCAAGGACGCGGGGGGCCGTACCACGGACTTCACCCTGAACTCCGGCGGCCAGGTCACGAAGGTGAGCCTCCCGGACTCCACTTCGGTCTCATACGCCTACACGGACGGTCTGCTGACCTCGGTCACGGACCCGGCGGGCAAGGTGTCGTCGTACGCCTACAACGCCGACAAGCGGCTGTCGTCCTTCACCGATCCGGCCGGAGGCAAGGTCGCCAACACCTACGACTCCAGCGGCCGGGTCAACTCCCAGACGGACCAGAACGGCAAGAAGACCACCCTCACCTGGGACGGCAGTCGTGAGTCGCACACCACCGCCCCGGATGGGGGTGTGTGGACAGACATCTACTCCGGCAACGTCCTGATGGAGAGCATCGACCCGTACGGCAAGCGCGTCTCCTACAGTTACGACCGGTATCTTCGCCCGGTCGAGATCACCGACCAGCGCGGCAACACCACGGCGATGACGTACGACAGCGCCGGGCGCATGCTGACCCGCACATCGCCGTCGTCGCTCGGCTACTCCGAGAGCTGGACGTACGACAGCGCGGGCAATGTGCTCAGCCACACCGACGGGCGCGCCAACAAGACGTCGTACACCTATGACGCCAAGAACCAGCTGACGTCCGGCACGGATCCGGCGGGTGGGAAGACGTCGTACACGTACACCTCGCTGGGTGCCCTGGCGACCGTGACGAGCCCACGCGGGAAGACGACGACGTACGGGTACGAAGCGGCGGGCAACCGGACCTCGGTGACCACGCCGCTCGGGGAGAAGTCGACGTTCACCTACGACGGCGCCGGCCGCATCACCTCCAAGACGGACCCGCGTGGCAATGTCTCCGGCGCCGACCCGGCCGCGTACACCACCAAGTACACCTACGACGGCAGGGGGCTGCTCAGCACCGCCACCGACCCGCTGGGCCGCACCACCACCTACGGCTACAACGGCGCCGAGCAGCTGACCTCGGCGAAGGACCCGGCGGGCGGCACCACCACGTACGGCTACGACGACGCCGGGAACCTGACGCGCACCACGGACGCGGCCGGCAAGTCGGTCACCCGCACCTACGACCACGGCGCCCGTCTCACCTCGGAGACCGATCCGCTCGGCAACAAGACGACCTACACCTACGACAAGGTCGGCCGACTCCTCACCACGGTCTCCGCGCGCGGCAATGTCTCCGGAGCCGACCCAGCCGCCCACACGACGAGCCACACCTACGACGCGGCGGGCAACCTGACCAAGGTGACAGGGCCCACGGGCGCGACCGTCACCACCGAGTACGACGCCGTCAACCGGCCCGTCAAGGTCACCGATCCGCTCGGCAACGCGACCACCTACACCTACGACGCCGTCGACAACGTCACCAAGACCACCGACCCACTCGGCAAGAGCGTCTCCTCGGTCTACGACAAGAACAACCGGCTGACCAGCACCACCGACCAGCTGAGCAAGACCACCGGCTACGCGTACGACGCCGACGGCAACCTGACCAGCCGGACCTCGCCCCTCGGCAACAAGGAGACCTGGACCTACGACGGCGACGGCCGCCCGCTCACCGCAGTCGATCCGCGCGGAAACGCGTCCGGCGCCGACCCGGCCCAATACACCACCACCAACAGGTACGACGTCGCCGGCAACCTCGTCACCGTCACCGACCCGCTCGGCGGTGTGACGAGCACCGAGTACGACGCGGTCGGCAACGCCACCAAGCGCACCGACGCCGACAAGCGCGTCACCACCTACGGCTACGACAGGCTCGATCGGCTCACCACGGTCACCGCACCCGACGGCGGAAAGACGGCCTACGACTACGACGCTGCGGGCAACCTCACCAAGCGCACCGACGCCAACAACCACGCCACCGGCTACGCCTACGACGCCGCCCGCAGGCTGACGTCGGCCACCGACCCTCTGGACCGGGTGACCTCGAACGCGTACGACGCCGACGGCAACCTCACCAAGAAGACCACCCCGCGCGGCTCCACCAGCTACGCCTTTGACGCGCGTGGGCTGCTCACCAAGGTCGACTACTCGGACACCACGCCCGACATCACGCTCGCGTACGACGCCGCCGGGCGTATGACGAGCCGGGCCAACTCGACGATCTCCGAGGACTTCGGCTACGACGCGGTCGGCAACCTCACCAAGACCCGTGCCTTCTCCTACACCTATGACGCCGCCGGGCAGATGCTCACGCGCAAGTACTCCGACGGCAACACCATCGGCTACTCCTACGACAACGACGGCCGTACGTCGTCCATGACCGCCGACGGGGTCACCACCAACTACACCTGGGACGCGGCGGGCAACCTGACCCGCTCCACGCTGCCCAACACCGAGACCGAGGACCGCGCCTACGACCGGGCCGGCCGACTGACCGCCGTCACCTCGGCCAAGTCCGGTGCCACGGTCACCAAGACCGCGCTCACCCTGTCGGCCGCCGGGCTGCCGACGCACGTCGACGTCACCCGGGCCGGTGTCGCCACCGGGGGCTGGGATCTCACATACGACGCCGCGGCCCGCCTCACCTCCGGCTGCTTCCCGCAGCCCTGGGTCAGCGGCTGCGCCTCGACCCGCACCACGTCCTACACCTACGACAAGGTCGGCAACCGCCTGACCTCCACGCTCGGCGCCACGAGCACCGGCTACGCCTACGACGCGGCCGACCAGCTGACGTCTGCCACCACCGGCACCACGACCACCACCTATGAGTACGACGGCGAGGGCAATCAGACCAAGGCGGGAGCCGACACCTACACCTACGACCTGGCGGGCCAGATATCCGCCGCCACGATCGCCGGCAGCAGCTACACCTACGGCCACGACGCCAGCGGCAACCAGGTCACCACCGCCAAGGACGGCACGGTCACCAGCCGCACCCAGTGGGACCCCAACGCCCCGCTGCCGATCCTGGCCACCGAGTACGACGGTGCCTGGGCGATCAAGCAGTCGTACCGCTACGACCCGCTGGGCCAGCCCACCGCCACCGAGACCGGTTCGGGCACCCTCTTCTCCTACCACCACGACACCCAGGGCTCCCCGGTCGACGTCACCGGCAGCACCGGTACCGTCCATCAGCGCTGGGCCTACGACCCGTTCGGCACACGGGTGTTGAGCACCGCCACCAGCGGCGCCCCCGCGAGCACCCCGTCCTACACGGGCGCCCGCTACGAGCCGACCACGGGCAACCTGGACCTGCACGCCCGGCAGTACAACACGGGCACGGGCCGCTTCACCCGCCCGGACCCGGCCACGCGGAGCATGACGACTCCGTACGTATCGCCGTACGCCTACGCCGACAACACTCCCACCCTCTACACCGACCCGAGCGGTCTGACCCCCGACGATCCCAACAACGACCGCGTCGACAGCCTCGGAGAAGGCCTCAAGATCTTCGGCGACGCCTTCATCGACGTCTTCAAGGCGCCGTTCGAGTTCATGGGCGACGCCCAGGACGCCGTGACCGGCGAGAATGGTGGCGTCGGAGCCTTTACCGACAAGTACCTCCCGGTCCGCCCCGCCTACCGGCTCTACCGCGCCGAGTACCTACTCCGCCAGCAGGGCTGCGACGCCCTGGCCGACCTGTACGCGGACGCGGCGGACGAATTCCTCCAGCAACTGGTCCTGACGGGCGTCGGCGGGCTCACCGGGTGGCGGCGACAGGCTTACGAGGCCGAGACGTCGATACTGGGAGCCGAGGGACTATCGAAGAGCGCCGCCGGCGGTGGCTTGTTCTTCCACGGTTCCGACGTGAAGTCGTTGGTCGATATCCTCAACAAGGGACTGGATGCGTCCGCGGCGGCCGCAGGCCACACCGACGGGCCCGGAGGGTTCTTCATCGCCACCCATCGCGCTGACGCGGAGTTCTTCGCACTGCGCAGCTCGGGACAGAGCGGAATCATCAAGGTCAAGATCACGGATGCGGCGATGAGGAGGCTGGAGGAGGCCGGAGCCGTGACCCGTAAGATCCCGGAATCGCCGAAGTCACCGACATTCCAGGGGTACGAGTTCCACATTCCTCCCTCAGCGTTCGACCTCTTCAACCGACTCAGGCGGGATGGCGACATTGAAGTATCACCCTGA
- a CDS encoding Ig-like domain repeat protein produces the protein MRTLPAATALAVLFSSAALTVGTAAPVSADSSRAIAVSQPYDTVVDAEHQRLFISDPGNNKIVVTTYAGVVVSQITGLAQVRDLELGPDGSTLYAAVRGADKIVAIDTVTRAQTAEYATGTNTEPSRLAFAEGKLWFAYGDQWDSGLGAVDLTAETPTVTLDLAGGHDYASPPMLYADPDNPGTLVALDAGISSGPVIVYDIASGTPVVRVSANKGGFPNDAALTPDGTHLVMAGPGNRALTEYRLSDLEQTRSFPVPDEPMGVDIAPDGTVAATISDFERTGDTYVFGKGAEQPASVRKLHGASLWNDNGVVWDPDGNKLFVLTSSSGATTFHVVDEPRKYVSTATVSAPATATRAKKLTVSGKLTADLALPAGTPLTVTRTDMESPKGKSLGTKTLGTGGKFSFTDTPPAGGKVTYKVSYAGDADHTATSASDTVEVSRAATTLTLDKNRKTYAYGADVKFTAHLGKTYKNRKVEIWADPYGSDRPNKLVKSGTVNSKGNLSVTVDLKRDTKLSVKFAGDARYKAKTVTNTVYTKVRISSSIAGHYKTRSAWGQKYHYLRKSKDPVLKTTMTYYEGRKQRLQLQAFYQGAWRDAGSEYFPLGTAGRSDVTLTGTPTTNIRFRFRSEYRDTSSGDNVNTTTSGAWKYFIFT, from the coding sequence ATGCGCACTCTTCCGGCTGCCACCGCGCTGGCAGTCCTCTTCAGCTCGGCCGCGCTCACCGTCGGCACGGCCGCACCCGTGTCCGCCGACAGCAGCAGGGCCATCGCCGTCTCGCAGCCGTACGACACGGTCGTGGACGCCGAGCACCAGCGGCTCTTCATCAGCGATCCCGGCAACAACAAGATCGTCGTCACCACGTACGCCGGTGTCGTCGTCAGCCAGATCACCGGCCTGGCACAGGTCAGGGACCTCGAACTCGGCCCGGACGGCAGCACGCTGTACGCGGCCGTGCGTGGCGCCGACAAGATCGTCGCCATCGACACGGTGACGCGAGCCCAGACCGCCGAGTACGCGACCGGCACGAACACCGAGCCGTCCCGGCTGGCCTTCGCCGAGGGCAAACTGTGGTTCGCCTACGGCGACCAGTGGGACTCCGGGCTGGGCGCGGTCGACCTGACCGCCGAGACCCCGACGGTCACGCTGGACCTCGCCGGGGGCCACGACTACGCCAGCCCGCCCATGCTGTACGCCGACCCGGACAATCCGGGCACGCTCGTAGCGCTCGACGCGGGCATCAGCTCCGGCCCGGTCATCGTCTACGACATCGCCTCCGGTACGCCGGTCGTCCGGGTCTCCGCGAACAAGGGCGGCTTCCCGAACGACGCGGCCCTCACCCCGGACGGTACCCACCTCGTGATGGCCGGCCCCGGCAACCGCGCGCTCACCGAGTACCGCCTCTCCGACCTGGAGCAGACGCGTTCGTTCCCGGTGCCGGACGAGCCGATGGGCGTCGACATCGCCCCGGACGGCACGGTCGCGGCGACGATCTCCGACTTCGAGCGCACCGGCGACACCTACGTCTTCGGCAAGGGCGCGGAGCAGCCGGCCAGCGTCCGCAAGCTGCACGGCGCCTCGCTGTGGAACGACAACGGCGTGGTGTGGGACCCCGACGGCAACAAGCTGTTCGTGCTGACCTCGTCGTCGGGCGCGACCACGTTCCACGTCGTCGACGAGCCCCGCAAGTACGTCAGCACCGCGACGGTCAGCGCCCCGGCGACGGCCACCCGCGCCAAGAAGCTCACCGTCTCCGGCAAGCTCACCGCGGACCTGGCCCTGCCCGCCGGCACCCCCCTCACGGTCACCCGCACCGACATGGAGTCCCCGAAGGGCAAGTCGCTCGGCACCAAGACCCTGGGCACGGGCGGCAAGTTCTCCTTCACGGACACTCCGCCGGCCGGCGGCAAGGTCACGTACAAGGTGTCGTACGCGGGCGACGCGGACCACACCGCCACGTCCGCCTCCGACACCGTCGAGGTCTCGCGCGCCGCGACCACCCTCACGCTCGACAAGAACCGCAAGACCTACGCGTACGGCGCTGACGTCAAGTTCACCGCGCACCTCGGCAAGACGTACAAGAACCGCAAGGTCGAGATCTGGGCCGACCCGTACGGCTCCGACAGGCCGAACAAGCTGGTGAAGTCGGGGACGGTGAACTCGAAGGGGAACCTGTCGGTCACCGTCGACCTCAAGCGCGACACCAAGCTCTCGGTGAAGTTCGCGGGCGACGCGCGCTACAAGGCGAAGACGGTCACGAACACCGTCTACACCAAGGTCAGGATCTCCTCGTCGATCGCGGGCCACTACAAGACCCGGTCGGCCTGGGGCCAGAAGTATCACTACCTCCGCAAGTCCAAGGACCCGGTCCTCAAGACCACGATGACGTACTACGAGGGCCGCAAGCAGCGTCTCCAGCTCCAGGCCTTCTACCAGGGCGCCTGGCGGGACGCCGGTTCCGAGTACTTCCCCCTCGGCACGGCCGGCAGGTCCGACGTCACCCTGACCGGCACCCCGACCACGAACATCCGCTTCCGCTTCCGCTCCGAGTACCGCGACACCAGCTCCGGCGACAACGTCAACACCACGACGTCCGGCGCGTGGAAGTACTTCATCTTCACGTAG
- a CDS encoding cold-shock protein: MQSRSVGGAISSHPVHGTVRSWDDESGWGVLTSPEVPGEVWAHFSAVQTPAPDAFASLEPGESVLFTWEEADQDGYSYRALRVRRPGDPETDWDGDEHRTDGDQTDEADEDDDDEEDDVFALTDVHIEFDDERDDERDDR, from the coding sequence GTGCAGAGTCGGTCCGTAGGGGGAGCGATCAGTAGTCATCCGGTTCATGGCACCGTCCGGTCGTGGGACGACGAGTCCGGCTGGGGTGTGCTGACCTCACCCGAAGTGCCCGGCGAGGTCTGGGCGCACTTCTCGGCCGTGCAGACCCCGGCCCCGGACGCGTTCGCGTCCCTGGAACCCGGCGAGTCCGTCCTCTTCACCTGGGAGGAGGCCGACCAGGACGGCTACTCCTACCGCGCGTTGCGGGTGCGCCGCCCCGGCGACCCGGAGACCGACTGGGACGGCGACGAACACCGCACCGACGGGGACCAGACCGACGAGGCCGACGAGGACGACGACGATGAGGAGGACGACGTGTTCGCGCTGACCGACGTCCACATCGAGTTCGACGACGAGCGAGACGACGAGCGAGACGACCGGTGA
- a CDS encoding alpha/beta fold hydrolase: MREAVVTDAGDRIRWVELPGEEPSRVYVHGLGATSPAYFTEVAVHPLLAGRRSLLVDLLGHGISDRPADFDYSLETHADALARALTAADVTGAEMVAHSMGGSVGIVLASRHPRLVRKLVMIDSNLDPLTPTHGVVGSNGIAAYSEEEFLAGGREEFAQLAGAQWWSTMRLAGPEALYRSAAGLARGTHPTVRELLLDLKIPRTYLHPGADGPLPGTDALREAGVSVVPIPDCGHNVMLDNPEAFVSATAAALAD, from the coding sequence ATGCGTGAAGCCGTGGTCACGGACGCCGGGGACCGGATCCGTTGGGTCGAGCTGCCGGGGGAGGAGCCCAGCCGGGTGTACGTGCACGGGCTCGGGGCCACCTCGCCCGCGTACTTCACGGAGGTGGCGGTCCACCCCCTGCTCGCCGGGCGCCGCTCGCTGCTCGTCGACCTGCTCGGGCACGGCATCAGCGATCGCCCCGCGGACTTCGACTACAGCCTGGAGACGCACGCCGACGCGCTCGCCCGGGCGCTGACGGCGGCGGACGTCACCGGCGCCGAGATGGTCGCGCACAGCATGGGCGGCTCGGTGGGGATCGTGCTGGCGTCGCGGCATCCGCGGCTGGTGCGGAAGCTGGTGATGATCGACTCCAACCTCGATCCGCTCACCCCCACGCACGGGGTCGTCGGGAGCAACGGCATCGCCGCGTACTCCGAGGAGGAGTTCCTCGCGGGGGGCCGGGAGGAGTTCGCCCAACTGGCCGGTGCCCAGTGGTGGTCGACCATGCGGCTGGCCGGTCCCGAGGCCCTGTACCGCAGCGCCGCCGGGCTGGCCCGGGGCACCCACCCCACCGTGCGTGAGCTGCTGCTCGACCTGAAGATCCCCCGTACGTACCTCCATCCCGGGGCCGACGGCCCGCTCCCCGGCACGGACGCCCTCAGAGAAGCCGGGGTGTCCGTCGTCCCGATCCCGGACTGCGGCCACAACGTCATGCTCGACAACCCGGAGGCCTTCGTAAGCGCGACGGCGGCGGCACTGGCCGACTGA